In a single window of the Zea mays cultivar B73 chromosome 5, Zm-B73-REFERENCE-NAM-5.0, whole genome shotgun sequence genome:
- the LOC103627198 gene encoding uncharacterized protein produces MKEGGEKKNILSKTLQRCRTSLAQRRRPPPPAAPKRAASSPSLGVPPPPPVPAAGYFTVLVGPEKERFGVRARCANHPLFRALLDAAEAEYGFAGCDGPLELPCAVDDFMEVMWEMELGDPSASPGCGRFAAGSTRGYHHVHQLAGYQLVVSPPARFLVAGR; encoded by the coding sequence ATGAAGGAAGGAGGCGAGAAGAAGAACATCCTGTCCAAGACGCTGCAGAGGTGCCGGACCTCGCTGGCCCAACGGAGGAGGCCGCCACCGCCGGCGGCACCGAAGAGGGCGGCGTCGTCGCCGTCCCTGGGCGTGCCCCCGCCGCCGCCGGTGCCAGCCGCCGGCTACTTCACCGTTCTGGTGGGCCCGGAGAAGGAGCGGTTCGGGGTGCGCGCCCGCTGCGCCAACCACCCGCTGTTCCGGGCGCTGCTGGACGCGGCCGAGGCCGAGTACGGCTTCGCCGGCTGCGACGGCCCGCTCGAGCTGCCCTGCGCCGTCGACGACTTCATGGAGGTCATGTGGGAGATGGAGCTGGGCGACCCCAGCGCGTCGCCTGGCTGTGGACGCTTCGCCGCCGGCAGCACTAGAGGCTACCACCACGTGCACCAGCTGGCCGGCTACCAGTTGGTGGTGAGCCCGCCGGCGAGGTTCCTCGTCGCTGGCCGTTAA